GGGGCGTTAGTAAAGGTAAATCGCAAGCGAGTAATAAAACCCAATCGGTTGATACAAAAGTTAATCCCAAGGCAAAGGCCAATAAAGGCCCCCTAGTGGGCAGAGGTTCCTTGATTATTTGGCAGTATTGGGGAATGATAAGTTCATAACGTTCCGGCCAAGGCGTAATCACAGACACTTGTACTGCACAATCTTGGGCAATTAAACAAGTATTCTCTAGAAAAGAGAGACCCTGAAAAGATAATAAAGCCTTATCTCGTCCCATCCGGGAACTTTGACCACCAGCCAGAATTAATGCCGTTAAAGCGGTAAAATCACTCATAATAACCAGTTCTAAAGGATAAACCACAGAGGCACAAAGAACACAAAGAAAAAGACAGACTCGACAAGTGAAGACTATCTATCTATCAGATAAAGGACAAGAGAGCCTACTAATCTAGCCAACTTGCTCAAATCCATGCTAGTCTCTTGATAATTAA
This portion of the Microcystis aeruginosa NIES-2549 genome encodes:
- a CDS encoding molybdenum cofactor guanylyltransferase — its product is MSDFTALTALILAGGQSSRMGRDKALLSFQGLSFLENTCLIAQDCAVQVSVITPWPERYELIIPQYCQIIKEPLPTRGPLLAFALGLTFVSTDWVLLLACDLPLLTPPIIQAWSRLLATVPENAMALVPRYGERWEPLCGLYHRRCLESLQTYIKQGGTSFQKWLNVSVVEELIIDNSEILFNCNTPEDLEIIINSPDINRKKT